One genomic region from Candidatus Mesenet endosymbiont of Agriotes lineatus encodes:
- a CDS encoding esterase/lipase family protein — protein MEKLANIIHKDISQFALSVTGKVHFVGYSMGGLLIRAYFKKYKPDKLGRVVMIGTPNHGMQVF, from the coding sequence ATTGAAAAATTAGCTAATATAATTCATAAAGATATTAGCCAATTTGCCTTATCAGTTACAGGAAAAGTACATTTTGTTGGATATTCAATGGGTGGATTATTAATCAGAGCGTATTTTAAAAAATATAAACCAGATAAGCTTGGACGTGTGGTAATGATTGGCACTCCAAATCATGGAATGCAGGTTTTTTAA
- the purF gene encoding amidophosphoribosyltransferase: MHEECGIFAIACNIKAASNCALGLHALQHRGQESFGIVTSNNNNLFSLHLQGQVNSIFNNMEGIEKLHGRHAIGHVRYSTSGDKSTIQPIVSSCRFGEMAIAHNGNLINATNLTAELTKKGCVFKSSVDTEVVSHLIKISNKETFLDSLIDALNQVKGAYSFVAMTTDEIVGLRDPAGIRPLVLGKVDDAYVLASETCALDIIGASLIRELEAGEVITISKDGKLKSFFPFVREKLSFCIFEYIYFSRPDSVIENQSVYEVRKEIGSVLAQESPPPQDVDMIIPVPDSGIPAAIGYANQSGLPLEFGIIRNHYIGRTFIQPTEQIRNIGVRLKHNTNNHILKNKSIVLIDDSIVRGTTLKKIVFLLLNAGVREIHLRISSPPIKHSCFYGIDTPQREKLMANNFSVEEMIKIMSVSSLNFLSIEGLYHAVKKIKRNDESPQYCDACFTGNYPIDINN, encoded by the coding sequence ATGCATGAAGAATGTGGGATATTTGCTATAGCTTGTAATATAAAAGCTGCGTCTAACTGTGCTTTAGGTCTTCACGCTTTGCAACATAGGGGACAAGAATCCTTTGGAATTGTGACAAGCAATAATAATAATTTATTTTCTCTCCATTTACAAGGGCAAGTAAACAGCATATTCAATAATATGGAAGGAATAGAGAAACTTCATGGTAGACATGCAATAGGGCACGTACGTTATTCAACAAGTGGAGATAAAAGTACTATACAACCAATAGTAAGCAGCTGTAGATTCGGTGAGATGGCAATAGCACATAATGGCAATCTAATTAATGCTACAAATCTTACTGCAGAATTAACTAAAAAAGGTTGCGTTTTTAAGTCCAGTGTTGATACAGAAGTTGTCTCTCATCTCATTAAGATTAGTAATAAAGAGACGTTCCTAGATAGTTTAATAGATGCTCTAAATCAAGTGAAAGGAGCCTATTCATTTGTTGCTATGACAACAGATGAAATAGTAGGACTGCGCGATCCTGCAGGAATTAGACCACTTGTTCTTGGAAAAGTAGACGACGCATATGTACTTGCCTCTGAAACGTGTGCACTTGATATTATTGGTGCTAGCCTTATTAGAGAATTGGAAGCTGGGGAAGTAATAACTATCAGTAAAGATGGAAAATTAAAAAGTTTTTTTCCTTTTGTGAGAGAAAAATTAAGCTTTTGTATTTTTGAGTATATCTATTTTTCTAGACCAGATAGTGTAATTGAAAATCAGTCTGTATATGAGGTAAGGAAGGAAATTGGAAGCGTGCTAGCACAAGAGAGCCCTCCGCCACAGGATGTAGATATGATAATTCCTGTGCCTGATTCTGGGATACCAGCAGCAATTGGATACGCCAATCAATCAGGATTACCGCTTGAATTTGGTATCATAAGAAATCACTATATTGGTAGAACTTTCATTCAGCCTACTGAACAGATACGTAACATAGGAGTAAGACTAAAACATAATACAAACAACCATATTTTAAAAAATAAAAGCATAGTACTTATCGATGATAGCATAGTGCGTGGAACAACGTTAAAAAAAATAGTATTTTTACTTTTAAATGCGGGAGTGAGAGAGATTCATTTAAGAATTTCTAGCCCTCCCATTAAGCATTCCTGTTTTTATGGAATAGATACTCCGCAGCGTGAAAAACTAATGGCTAACAACTTCTCAGTAGAGGAGATGATTAAAATAATGAGTGTAAGTAGCTTAAACTTTTTGAGTATAGAAGGGCTTTACCATGCAGTTAAAAAAATAAAGCGGAATGATGAAAGCCCTCAGTATTGCGATGCATGCTTTACTGGCAATTACCCGATTGATATAAACAATTAA